GATTATAGATTAAGCCATAAAATCGATATTCCGGACGCCATCATTGCAGCAAGTGCCTTATATGCTAATCTTAAACTATTTACTTATAATCTGAAAGACTACAGGTTTATAGATAATTTGGCTTTGTTCAGCATCGCAGCTTAAAAAAGTAACAACTTTGTGACGCCCCGATTTATTGGGGCGTTTTTGTTTTATTGCCTACTTTTATCTTTCAATTCTCAAAATTAACTAATGAAACGAATACTGCTTTTCGCTTTCAGCTTTACGCTTTTAGCTTTCTGCTCCAACGCCCAGCCCAATAATTCTGATGCAGAATATGTAAAGGCAAACTATACCAAATACGAGTATCAAATACCCATGCGCGATGGCAAAAAGCTGTTCACCTCGGTTTACGTGCCCAAGGACCAGTCGAAGAAATATCCCATCATGATGGACCGCACGCCTTACAGCGTAGCACCGTACGGAGCCGACAGGTACAAAGGCTCATTGGGCCCGTCGTCGCTGTTTCTGCACGATGGTTTTATTTTTGTTTACCAGGATGTACGCGGCCGTTGGATGAGTGAAGGCACGTTTGAGGAAATGACGCCCGAAAAAGAAGTGCACAAAACCAAAAATGATGTGGACGAGGGTACCGATACCTATGACACCATCGACTGGCTGATCAAAAATATAAAGAATAACAATGGCAAGGTAGGCGTGTGGGGAATATCCTATCCCGGATTTTTCACTACGGCCTCATTATTGAGCCGTCACCCGGCCTTAGCTGCAGCGTCTCCCCAGGCGCCCATGGCCGACCTGTACCGGGACGATGCTTTTCATAACGGTGCTTTTATGCTGGCTGCTAATTTTGGTTTTTATCCTTTTTTTACAAACCGGCAGGATGACAAGCCTACCCAGCGCCAGGGCGGACGTTTGAATTACGGCACCGCCGATGGTTACGAGTTTTATATGAACATGGGTGCGGTAAAGAACTCGAACGATAAGTATTACAAGGATACCATCCGCCTTTGGAACGAAATGCTCGATCACCCTGATTACGACCAGCATTGGAAGGACCGCAATGTGCTGTATCACCTGCACGATATTAAGACCCCTACGCTTGTCACCGGCGGCTGGTATGATGCCGAGGACCTGTATGGAGCGATAAATACCTATAAAACCCTGAAAAAAGAGAACCCGAATACCCCCATCTATTTTACCATGGGCCCCTGGGTGCACGGCGGCTGGTCGCGGGGCGACGGCGACCATTTAGGCGATGTTGATTTTGGCGGCCCCACGGGGCCATTCTATCGCGACAAAATAGAGTTCGCGTTTTTTAGCCATTACCTTAAGGGCACGGAGTTGGACCTGAAACCGGTATCGGCTTTTGAGACCGGCGTAAACCAGTGGAAAACCTATAACACCTGGCCGCCTAAGGAAGCAGAAGACAAAAACCTGTACCTTTTGCCGGGTGGTAAGCTTTCTTTCGATGCGCCGGCGGGAGATAAAGATACTTTTGACGAATATACATCCGATCCTGATAAACCTGTGCCCTTTATAGATGGTATCGACCTGGGTATGAAGCGCGAATACATGGTTGGCGACCAGCGCTTTGCCGCCCGCCGGCCCGACGTGCTGACCTACCAGACCGATGTGCTGGACCATGATATAACGCTTGCCGGTAACATTTGGGCCAACCTGAAGGTGGCCATTACCGGTACAGATGCCGACTGGGTGGTAAAAGTGATAGATGTTTACCCGGATTCGGCCAAAAACAACAAGTTTACGGCTAAGGGCACCTATATGTCCAATTACGAGCAGATGGTACGCAGCGAGGCCATGCGCGGTAAGTTTCGCAACGATTTCGGCAAGCCCGAGGCCTTTGTGCCAGGCCAGGTTACGCCGGTGAACTTTGAGCTGCAGGATGTATTGCACACCTTTAAAAAAGGGCACCGTATTATGGTGCAGGTGCAAAGCACCTGGTTCCCGCTCATCGACCGCAATACGCAGCAGTTCCAGGATATTATGAAGGCAAAGGATACCGACTTTAAAAAGGAAACGCACAAGGTTTACACCTCCAAAGAGCATCCGAGCTATTTGAAGGTTAGGGTGATGGAATAACTGTCGATAAAATGATGCATTGTATAGCGATGGGTTTCAAACCCATCGCTATATTTGTTATAATAGTAAAACCACCGCCTAAGGCGGTAGGTAAGGTGTGAAGGCTAGGCCAGAAACCGCTATCTTAATATTTGTGACGAAATACAGGAAATTATCTCATAGCTTTTACTATTGTGTTTACCATGTTGTGTGGACGCCGAAATATCGCTTCAGGGTATTAACAGATGTGGTGGCCGATACATTGGAGAATAAGATTCGAGCAATATGCGGATGGAAAGAAGTGGAGATATTGGAGATGAATATTCAAGCCGATCATGTTCACATGGTTTGTAGCATCCCGCCAAAGATGAGTGTGAGTGATTTCATGGGGATATTAAAAGGTAAAACAGCACTAATGATGTTCAGTAATTATCCGAGTTTGCGCAAGAAACCATATTGGGGTAATCATTTTTGGAGTAGAGGTTATTTTGTAAGTACGTTAGGTGTAGATGAAGAACGGATAAAGAACTATGTAAAATATCAGGAAACAGAAGAGCGGAAAGAAGACGGAACAACTGACCTGAAATTGTTTTGACGACCATCCCCTTTCAGGGGTTAGGATAAAGCCCCCACCTTAGGTGGGGGTTGTTTACTTATGATCGTGGATAGATTCGAAAAGATAATAGACGTAATTAAGCAACAAGCCGAAGCGTTTTTGCTGGATGCCGGGGAGTTCTATCCATTTGGCACAAGCATACGGCAGGATAATAAAATGACACCCATTGGAGCCTACATCGAGGCAAATGAAAACCGCCCGGAATCGCAGCCACTGATAGATTTGCTACATAGGAGTATAACGAAGGAGATTGAAATAGGTAATTATACCGTCGGCGCATTAGCTTATGAGATACTAATGAATAAAAATGACAAAAAATTTGATGCGATGGCTGTACGTATTTATGAGAGTGATAAATTCGTAGAAAGGTATTTCAAATATGATATCCAGGAAGATCACGTCAAATTTTTGGAAGTTGAGTCTTAGCGATTCGGCTCTCACTACCCTTTTTATACTAACATCCATTCCCGCTTTCTCCCAATCCCGCCAACCCTACATTTTCGAACATGAGAAAGACATCGCCAAAAACGAACCCGGCCCGCATAACGGCGGGGGCAAAACCGTGGGGTATAGCTTTTTCGCCAAAGCCGATAGCTTGAAAAATACCTTTCGCAAACGGGTATTGCATCCGGGCGCGGCAGTGGGTTACCATTTGCAGGAAGTAGACGAGGTGTATTACATCGTGAGCGGTACGGGCGAAATGCAGATGAACGGCAAGACCTTTCCTGTAAAAGCCGGGGATGCTATCCTTACCCGTCCAGGAAGTTCACATGGCTTAAAACAAACCGGCAAAGCCGACCTGGTTATTATTATAACTTATTAAGGTATGCAGGAGCTTGATCTTTTCTATCTCCAACTGGAAGAGCCGAATAAAAGTTCCCTGTCAACCCTGCGGCAACATATACTGGCATTTGACAGCCACGTAACCGAAGCCTGGAAATTCAACATGCCATTCTTCTTTTATAAAGGGAACCGTTTCTGCTATTTTAAGGTCGGCCGGAAACTGGGTACGCCTTACCTTGGATTTAACGATGGTAAATGGATAGATCACCCCGAATTGGTTTTTGAGGAACGGTCCCGAATTAAGATTTTTATGGTCGACCCAAACCGCGAACTGCCGGTTGAAACTATCAATTCCATTTTGAAAGCAGCTATTGCCATTTACGACTGATGCGGGAAATTGATTATTACTTTTTGCAAAAGGATGAGCCTGTAAAAAGCTGCCTGCTGTTTCTGCGCGACCATATTCTTGACTATGATGAAGGCATCACAGAGGCCTGGAAATACCGGATGCCGTTTTATTGCTATAAAGGAAAGATGTTTTGCTACCTGTGGACACATAAAAAAAATGGCCTGCCTTATATAGGTATTGTTGAAGGACGAAAGATCGATCACCCTTTGCTGATACAGGAAGAAAGGGCGCGGATGAAGATCATGCTGATCGACCCAACCCGCGACTTGCCATTGGAAACTATTGGTAATATATTGAAAACGGCTATTGAACTTTATGAATAAAATATCTGGAAGTTACTCCTTTATAAAGACATCTTCATTAATTATCGTTTGATTGTTATAGTAAGCCGTGTCAGTCAATGTTAGCTTTAGTTTGTTGCCATTAGTACTAAATTCCCCATGTACAGGTTTTATAACATCAGCATACTTAATGTAAATAACATTGTCGTTGCGTACATATGTGACATTGATTGTATCAGTCCCGGGTTGGTTAAATGAGACATTATGTGCATCATTGATCCAGCAGGTTTCAGCATCATTCCAGGTGAGCATTGCTTTTCCATTTTGCTCAATGATAAGATGGTCATTGAGCACACAAGGATAATCCGAAGCCAAAAATGTAAAGGTGTTGGTTCTTCCCGAGAAATAAACCCACGACCCATTAATATTATATTCAGGGGCTTGGTTTTTATTTTTTTTACAACTAGCCAAGATAGACAACGAAAACAAAAGCAGTGATAAGGTTTTTTTCATGGAATTAAAATTAAAGAATTAACAAGAGAATGTCAAACAGTTTTATAGCTGTATAAATAAATTTCAACCTGTAGCACAACCCAATATTATCGCGTAATGTATTATAAACCTATGTGTTATGAGCCATAAATTCGCAATACTGATCCTGGTATCCATAGTGCTTGCATCGTGCAAACCGTTGGGAGATCAAATGGAAAGGCCTGCCTGTGCTACGCAGGCCTGTACCAAGGAATTCCGGACGGTTTCGATGAAGTTTCTTGACAAGGACGGCAACCAGGTAACAGTGGATAATTATAAAGCTACCAATATGCGCACCGGCGTTTTACTACACGATAACAGCATTCTGGTTCCCGGCGTATATCCGCCTTATTATAATGTTGCGGATGATAGCGATCTGGATAAATTATCCGATAATGGCGACGACGTTGAAGTATCGGGTACTTATTCGCTAACAGGGGAAACAAAAACGGCTGTTGTGAAGGTTTCGGGCGGCTGCAACTGCCACGTGGGCAGGGTGTCCGGCCCCGACTCGCTAAAATTCAATTAAGTTTTGTTATTCAAGTACCACCGTTTTGTTTTTACAGATAAAAACACGGTCGTCAAAAACCATCCTTAGCGCCTTCGCCAACACAGCGGTCTCTATTTCTTTACCTGCTTTCACCATATCCGATGCGGTGAACGAATGATCGGCGGATATGATCTGTTGCGCAATAATAGGACCCTCGTCCAGTTCGTCGGTTACAAAGTGGGCCGTAGCGCCTATCAGCTTTACGCCGCGCTCGTAAGCCTGCCGGTACGGGTTGGCGCCGGCAAATGCCGGTAAAAATGAGTGATGTATATTGATGACCTGGTTAGGGAAACGGCTTACAAAACCGGGCGATAAAACGCGCATGAACTTTGCCAGCACGATATAGTCATGCTCGTATCGCGAGATAATGCCGAGTATACTACTTTCTGCCTCTTCTTTAAAATTTTCGAAAGGCACGTGATAAAATGGGATATCAAAGCGGCGGCAAATATCCGCCAGGTTGGTGTAGTTGCCGATAACACACTGCACCGATGCGCCCAGGGTCTTGAAATGGTTCCGCACCAATATATCTGCCAGGCAGTGGTACTCCTTCGTTACCATCACAATGGCTTTCTTTTCGGGACTGGGGTTCACCCGGACTATGGCCCCCTTGGGCAGCAATTGCTGTAGTTTTTGTTCCAGCGAAACATCATCAGGCTGGTCAGTTACTTCAAGCCGCATAAAGAACATGTTTTCGCCCTTGTCCACATGCTCGTGCATGGATACGATGTTCAGATTCTCGTTCGCCAGCAACCCCGATATCTTCGCAACCAGG
Above is a window of Mucilaginibacter ginsenosidivorans DNA encoding:
- the tnpA gene encoding IS200/IS605 family transposase, with protein sequence MTKYRKLSHSFYYCVYHVVWTPKYRFRVLTDVVADTLENKIRAICGWKEVEILEMNIQADHVHMVCSIPPKMSVSDFMGILKGKTALMMFSNYPSLRKKPYWGNHFWSRGYFVSTLGVDEERIKNYVKYQETEERKEDGTTDLKLF
- a CDS encoding CocE/NonD family hydrolase encodes the protein MKRILLFAFSFTLLAFCSNAQPNNSDAEYVKANYTKYEYQIPMRDGKKLFTSVYVPKDQSKKYPIMMDRTPYSVAPYGADRYKGSLGPSSLFLHDGFIFVYQDVRGRWMSEGTFEEMTPEKEVHKTKNDVDEGTDTYDTIDWLIKNIKNNNGKVGVWGISYPGFFTTASLLSRHPALAAASPQAPMADLYRDDAFHNGAFMLAANFGFYPFFTNRQDDKPTQRQGGRLNYGTADGYEFYMNMGAVKNSNDKYYKDTIRLWNEMLDHPDYDQHWKDRNVLYHLHDIKTPTLVTGGWYDAEDLYGAINTYKTLKKENPNTPIYFTMGPWVHGGWSRGDGDHLGDVDFGGPTGPFYRDKIEFAFFSHYLKGTELDLKPVSAFETGVNQWKTYNTWPPKEAEDKNLYLLPGGKLSFDAPAGDKDTFDEYTSDPDKPVPFIDGIDLGMKREYMVGDQRFAARRPDVLTYQTDVLDHDITLAGNIWANLKVAITGTDADWVVKVIDVYPDSAKNNKFTAKGTYMSNYEQMVRSEAMRGKFRNDFGKPEAFVPGQVTPVNFELQDVLHTFKKGHRIMVQVQSTWFPLIDRNTQQFQDIMKAKDTDFKKETHKVYTSKEHPSYLKVRVME
- a CDS encoding DUF1801 domain-containing protein; this translates as MREIDYYFLQKDEPVKSCLLFLRDHILDYDEGITEAWKYRMPFYCYKGKMFCYLWTHKKNGLPYIGIVEGRKIDHPLLIQEERARMKIMLIDPTRDLPLETIGNILKTAIELYE
- the purU gene encoding formyltetrahydrofolate deformylase gives rise to the protein MIIVIQCTDQVGLVAKISGLLANENLNIVSMHEHVDKGENMFFMRLEVTDQPDDVSLEQKLQQLLPKGAIVRVNPSPEKKAIVMVTKEYHCLADILVRNHFKTLGASVQCVIGNYTNLADICRRFDIPFYHVPFENFKEEAESSILGIISRYEHDYIVLAKFMRVLSPGFVSRFPNQVINIHHSFLPAFAGANPYRQAYERGVKLIGATAHFVTDELDEGPIIAQQIISADHSFTASDMVKAGKEIETAVLAKALRMVFDDRVFICKNKTVVLE
- a CDS encoding DUF1801 domain-containing protein — translated: MQELDLFYLQLEEPNKSSLSTLRQHILAFDSHVTEAWKFNMPFFFYKGNRFCYFKVGRKLGTPYLGFNDGKWIDHPELVFEERSRIKIFMVDPNRELPVETINSILKAAIAIYD
- a CDS encoding cupin domain-containing protein; the protein is MISRKITSNFWKLSLSDSALTTLFILTSIPAFSQSRQPYIFEHEKDIAKNEPGPHNGGGKTVGYSFFAKADSLKNTFRKRVLHPGAAVGYHLQEVDEVYYIVSGTGEMQMNGKTFPVKAGDAILTRPGSSHGLKQTGKADLVIIITY